One stretch of Brachyhypopomus gauderio isolate BG-103 chromosome 10, BGAUD_0.2, whole genome shotgun sequence DNA includes these proteins:
- the col26a1 gene encoding uncharacterized protein col26a1, which yields MLGSHRRLSSIVFLFCTLSASEVIFKTPGVRLEGNTGTLPTGRSVSTRNWCQYTVWRAVSCQTFNGTETVYQRRFQRCRWPGPCTNFISYRTVVRPSYRVSYRLITALEWRCCPGFYGVHCREECLNCTGYAHMAVRLRHIESQMLSLQDAVPTVSQSVDRTADSEVDGSHPSPVTPCSIGQRDSRGPVGPVGPPGATGPQGPEGNTGLRGKPGPEGPRGERGPAGPLGPAGPPGPAGPPGLPGFTYSTRGDVFTLISRQHGEDVRPAYEEVFHSPQYKQRLILGPPGPPGPPGPPGCPGPAGPAGPPGIPGTPGQNGESGSSGRRGLKGSKGDPGKKGAPGVAGQQGGAGAPGPKGEPAWRESEVKQLKEAFKILAERVLVLEHMVNIHGVETGSGSDLLPNATPTVRTSAQGRSRPLLPRTESPEGPRVHRRP from the exons ATGCTGGGCTCGCATCGGAGACTTTCCTCCATCGTCTTTTTATTTTGCACGTTGAGTGCGTCTGAAGTTATCTTTAAAACCCCCGGAGTCAGACTGGAGGGAAACACCGGGACCCTCCCCACCGGTCGGTCTGTTTCCACCAG GAACTGGTGTCAGTACACCGTGTGGAGGGCCGTTTCCTGCCAAACGTTCAACGGGACAGAGACGGTGTATCAGCGGCGTTTCCAGAGGTGCCGGTGGCCCGGTCCTTGTACCAACTTCATCAG TTACAGGACAGTGGTCAGACCTTCGTACCGAGTGTCATACAGACTCATTACTGCACTGGAGTGGCGTTGCTGCCCCGGTTTCTATGGTGTTCACTGTAGAGAGG AGTGCCTGAACTGCACCGGCTACGCCCACATGGCCGTCCGTCTGCGTCACATCGAATCGCAG ATGCTGTCTCTCCAAGACGCTGTCCCAACAGTCAGCCAATCAGTGGACAGAACAGCTGATAGTGAAGTGGATGGGTCCCACCCCTCACCTGTTACACCATGTTCTATTGGTCAGCGAG ACTCCAGAGGTCCTGTGGGCCCTGTGGGCCCCCCTGGAGCCACTGGGCCCCAAGGCCCTGAAGGAAACACTGGCCTGAGAGGGAAACCGGGCCCAGAGGGACCCAGAG GTGAAAGAGGACCAGCAGGACCACTAGGACCAGCAGGACCACCAGGACCAGCAGGACCACCAGGACTTCCTGGCTTCACCTACTCCACCAGGGGAGATGTCTTCACTCTGATCTCAAGACAGCACGGCGAGGATGTGAGGCCAGCAT ATGAGGAAGTTTTCCACTCTCCTCAATACAAGCAGAGATTAATACTGGGGCCTCCTGGACCTCCTGGACCTCCTGGACCTCCAG GATGCCCCGGACCTGCAGGACCTGCAGGACCCCCTGGAATCCCTGGAACACCAGGACAAAAT GGTGAGTCAGGCTCCTCAGGACGTCGTGGCCTTAAGGGCTCAAAGGGCGACCCTGGGAAGAAA GGTGCGCCTGGAGTTGCCGGCCAGCAGGGGGGAGCG GGTGCTCCTGGTCCAAAGGGTGAACCGGCATGGAGGGAGTCAGAG GTAAAGCAGCTAAAGGAAGCATTTAAGATTCTGGCAGAGAGGGTTCTGGTTCTAGAACACATGGTCAACATTCATG GCGTGGAGACGGGCTCTGGGTCAGACCTGCTGCCGAACGCCACGCCCACAGTCAGAACTTCGGCACAAGGCAGATCCCGCCCTCTCCTCCCCCGCACTGAGTCTCCGGAGGGGCCCAGGGTGCACAGAAGACCATAG
- the prdm15 gene encoding PR domain zinc finger protein 15: protein MAEQAPDDYFWCEDCAQFHSTECPELGPVVTVKDSFVLSRARSSLPGSLEIQIAEGGAEGVFVLHRLVKRTRFGPFEARRVPALHPEGAFPLKIFQKDGSVVGLDTSNEDDCNWMMLVRPATDHKHQNLTAYQQDDDLYFNTSQDVLPGSELRVWYGAFYAKKMEKPVLKPPVLPPPAGMVSISPDLLQEKAGDTAPPVAKVDEEGQLFSPQPPAALAVTVSPVQQVAAVVSLGSGPDTSTTPIPAETKRRVNRQRRTRGQRPGSARRSEQLSKDASVGVASEQSLTALPPDLPPDLPPDLPLPVLDVQDIMVDGDSLSVKLPRVTRCLLSSGKSAMRRRFLRQPGDHKRVYQCSLCNKVFQNSSNLNRHIRSHGDKLFKCDECDKMFSRKESLKQHISYKHSKNQPDVEYRYKCSTCEKSFRVENALKFHNCRTDDKTFQCEICSRFFSTNSNLSKHKKKHGDKLYACQVCSKMFYRKDVMQDHQRRHGMGSKNMKREEQEANGDEANGDEANGEEGTKYRKEPSACPICGKVFSCRSNMNKHLLTHGDKKYTCEICGRKFFRVDVLRDHIHVHFKDIALMGEQERENFIRKIGISMEDSDDNSEEEEEKDDPEHHKYSCKKCQVTFAKGRDYLRHIMDMHKERGYGCVICNRRFALKATYNAHLVIHREQLPDPAVQRYIHPCEMCGRIFNSIGNLERHKIIHTGVKSHSCDQCGKSFARKDMLKEHLRVHDNIRDFLCAECGKGMKTKHALRHHMKLHKGIKEYECKECSRKFAQKVNMLKHYKRHTGIKDFMCELCGKTFSERNTMETHKLIHTVGKTWSCSVCDKKYVTEYMLQKHVQLTHDKVEAQSCHLCGTKVSTRASMNRHLRRKHPEVVAVRVEEFEDLQEPETIDASSISIVQSSVSAEKCHRNSSPAKKRQKLQLQETELSDSDEYTDFTSKTSDFPTAVGDETNSAVQSIQQVVVLADSSTPSSASPSSSVSLTNITVTPISTAASAQFTSLQPVAVGHLTPGDRPLTLDSSILTVTFDTVSGSGMLHNRPAELQGEGGVATAAPQSVAHFINLATFVNPVAHPLEQPALAWRPITPADGAHVTATMDGAQPDAQDPQSQAATPQQPQPPPEQSQQIQTQASGPTQPGTAAPQMFSY from the exons ATGGCGGAACAGGCACCAGATGATTATTTCT GGTGTGAGGATTGTGCCCAGTTTCACAGCACCGAGTGTCCTGAGCTGGGCCCTGTTGTCACCGTGAAGGATTCGTTTGTGCTGAGCAGGGCACG GTCGTCTCTGCCAGGCAGTCTGGAGATCCAGATAGCAGAGGGGGGAGCAGAGGGTGTTTTTGTGCTCCATCGTCTGGTGAAGAGAACTCGCTTTGGCCCCTTCGAGGCCAGGAGGGTCCCAGCCCTTCACCCAGAGGGCGCGTTCCCTCTAAAG ATCTTCCAAAAGGATGGCTCAGTGGTGGGTCTGGACACCTCGAATGAGGACGACTGTAACTGGATGATGCTGGTTAGACCTGCCACCGACCACAAGCACCAGAACCTGACCGCCTACCAGCAGGATGACGACCTCTACTTCAACACCTCCCAG GACGTGTTGCCGGGCTCGGAGCTCAGAGTCTGGTATGGAGCCTTCTATGCTAAAAAGATGGAGAAGCCTGTACTGAAGCCTCCTGTGCTTCCTCCACCAGCAG GGATGGTGTCCATCAGTCCTGATCTCCTTCAGGAGAAGGCTGGAGATACAGCGCCTCCTGTGGCCAAAGTGGATGAAGAAG GTCAACTTTTCAGTCCACAGCCACCAGCGGCCTTAGCGGTCACAGTCTCACctgtccagcaggtggcagcagTGGTCTCACTGGGCAGCGGTCCTGATACCAGCACAACACCCATCCCAGCCGAAACCAAACGAAGAGTGAACAGGCAGCGCAGGACGAGAGGCCAGAGACCTGGATCAGCCCGGAGGTCTGAACAACTCAGCAAAG ATGCCTCTGTGGGTGTGGCCAGTGAGCAGTCTCTCACTGCCCTGCCCCCAGACCTGCCCCCAGACCTTCCCCCAGACCTGCCCCTGCCTGTTCTGGACGTGCAGGACATCATGGTGGATGGAGACAGTCTGTCGGTGAAACTCCCCAGAGTGACGCgctgtctgctctcctctggGAA GTCAGCCATGAGGAGGCGTTTCCTACGGCAACCAGGTGACCATAAGCGGGTTTACCAGTGCAGCCTCTGCAACAAGGTGTTCCAGAACAGCAGCAACCTCAACCGGCACATCCGTTCCCACG GTGACAAGCTGTTTAAATGTGACGAGTGTGACAAGATGTTCAGCCGTAAGGAGAGTCTGAAACAGCATATATCATACAAGCACAGCAAAAACcag cctGACGTGGAGTACAGATACAAGTGCTCTACTTGTGAGAAGTCCTTTCGCGTTGAGAACGCCTTGAAATTTCACAACTGCCGCACAG ATGATAAGACGTTCCAGTGTGAGATCTGCTCCCGGTTCTTCTCCACCAACAGCAACCTGTCCAAGCACAAGAAGAAACACGGGGACAAGCTGTACGCCTGTCAGGTGTGCAGCAAGATGTTCTACCGCAAGGATGTGATGCAGGACCACCAGAGACGCCACGGGATGG GCTCCAAGAACATGAAGCGAGAAGAACAGGAGGCTAACGGCGATGAGGCTAACGGCGATGAGGCTAACGGTGAAGAGGGCACCAAATACAGGAAAGAGCCTTCAGCATGTCCCATCTGTGGCAAG GTCTTTTCTTGTCGGAGTAACATGAACAAACACCTGCTCACCCATGGAGATAAGAAGTACACCTGTGAGATCTGCGGACGCAAGTTCTTCCGTGTGGACGTACTGAGAGACCACATACACGTCCATTTCAAG gacatcGCTCTGATGGGTGAGCAGGAACGAGAGAACTTCATCAGGAAGATCGGCATCTCCATGGAGGACAGCGATGACaactcggaggaggaggaggagaaagacgACCCAGAACATCACAAATACAGCTGCAAAaagtgccag GTGACGTTTGCTAAGGGGCGGGATTACCTGAGGCACATCATGGACATGCATAAAGAACGTGGCTACGGCTGCGTTATCTGCAACCGCCGCTTTGCCCTCAAGGCCACCTACAACGCCCACCTGGTCATTCATCGCGAGCAGCTGCCCGACCCCGCCGTGCAGAG GTACATCCACCCATGTGAGATGTGTGGCCGCATCTTCAACAGTATTGGCAACCTGGAAAGACACAAGATCATTCACACAG gggtaaAGAGCCACAGCTGTGATCAGTGTGGTAAATCCTTTGCCAGGAAGGACATGTTGAAGGAACACCTGAGAGTCCACGACAACATCCGCGACTTCCTGTGTGCAGAGTGTGGTAAAG gtaTGAAGACTAAACACGCCTTGAGACACCACATGAAGCTCCATAAAGGGATTAAAGAGTACGAGTGTAAGGAGTGCAGTCGCAAGTTTGCACAGAAAGTCAACATGCTGAAACACTACAAGAGGCACACAg GTATAAAAGACTtcatgtgtgagctgtgtggcaAAACCTTCAGTGAGAGAAACACCATGGAGACACACAAGCTCATTCACACAG TGGGGAAGACGTGGAGCTGCTCCGTGTGTGATAAGAAGTACGTGACGGAGTACATGCTGCAGAAACACGTGCAGCTGACGCACGACAAGGTGGAGGCCCAGAGCTGTCACCTGTGTGGCACCAAAGTGTCCACCCGGGCCTCCATGAACCGTCACCTGCGACGCAAACACCCGGAG GTGGtggcagtgagggtggaggagtttgAAGATCTTCAAGAACCTGAAACAATTGATGCCTCCTCTATCAGCATAGTACAG aGTTCTGTCTCAGCTGAGAAATGCCACCGTAACTCCAGCCCTGCAAAGAAGAGGCAGAAACTACAACTGCAGGAAACAGAACTCTCCGACTCTGACGAATACACAGACTTCACCAGCAAAACATCAGACTTCCCCACCGCAGTAGGAGATGAGACCAACTCTGCTGTCCAGAGTATACAACAG gtggtggtgttggctGACTCCAGCACCCCCTCTTCTGCCTCCCCGTCAAGCTCGGTGAGTCTCACCAACATCACGGTCACCCCCATCAGCACGGCCGCCTCCGCCCAGTTCACCAGTCTCCAGCCAGTCGCTGTGGGTCACCTCACGCCCGGCGATCGACCCTTAACACTGGACAGCTCCATACTCACCGTGACCTTTGACACGGTGAGCGGCTCGGGCATGCTTCACAACCGGCCGGCGGAGCTGCAGGGGGAGGGCGGTGTGGCTACCGCTGCCCCCCAGTCGGTGGCGCACTTCATCAACCTGGCCACCTTCGTCAACCCAGTAGCACACCCGCTGGAGCAGCCCGCCCTGGCGTGGAGGCCCATCACCCCTGCTGACGGGGCACACGTCACAGCCACCATGGATGGAGCCCAGCCTGACGCCCAGGACCCACAGAGCCAAGCAGCCACGCCCCAGCAGCCACAGCCCCCTCCTGAGCAGAGCCAGCAAATCCAGACCCAGGCTTCAGGGCCTACACAGCCAGGAACTGCAGCTCCACAGATGTTTAGCTACTGA
- the bcl7ba gene encoding B-cell CLL/lymphoma 7 protein family member B-A isoform X2 — protein MCYVNMTKWTIVFDISFCTQIMRTSWDSFMEKKWVTVGDTSLRIFKWVPVMDTERRQKEKTKVPVGTEIENSFATEETSENSCAALLDYQDENSNQSSLSDLYQTKGATADSSSNSSPQHSEPVSPAGIAHHYRPDDPQPPTLGQDSLDSEPPTLGQGCVVPQPHTLGQECVVPQPPMIGQESVVPRPTMLGQECVVPQPPMLGQECVVPQPPMLGQECVVPQPLTIGQECVDPQPPTLGQECVEEPSMQQCEMTDEPPTLIKEDIVPINTQEQEEEENYGAPPLKRVCTEKTSVIHSTLMS, from the exons ATGTGTTATGTAAATATGACCAAATGGACAATTGTCTTTGACATTTCATTCTGTACGCAGATTATGAGGACATCTTGGGATTCATTTAT GGAGAAAAAGTGGGTTACTGTTGGAGACACATCTCTAAGAATATTCAAATGGGTTCCAGTTATGGACACGGAGAGAAGGcag AAGGAGAAGACCAAAGTACCTGTTGGAACAGAGATCGAGAACAGCTTTGCCACAGAGGAAACCTCTGAAAATTCATGTGCAGCACTTCTAGATTACCAAG ATGAGAACAGCAATCAGAGTTCTCTGTCAGACTTGTACCAGACCAAAGGGGCGACTGCTGACAGCAGCAGTAACTCAAGTCCGCAGCACAGTGAGCCGGTCAGTCCTGCCGGAATTGCTCACCACTACCGCCCGGATgacccacaaccccccacacTCGGGCAAGACAGTCTGGACTCTGAGCCCCCCACACTGGGGCAAGGGTGTGTGGTTCCACAACCCCACACGCtggggcaggagtgtgtggtTCCACAACCCCCTATGATAGGGCAAGAGAGTGTGGTTCCACGACCCACCATGCTGGGCCAGGAGTGTGTGGTTCCACAACCCCCCATGCTGGGCCAGGAGTGTGTGGTTCCACAACCCCCCATGCTGGGCCAGGAGTGTGTGGTTCCACAACCCCTCACAATTGGGCAGGAGTGTGTGGACCCCCAGCCGCCCACACTGGGCCAGGAGTGTGTGGAAG agccaTCAATGCAGCAGTGTGAAATGACAGATGAACCACCAACACTGATCAAAGAAGATATCGTACCCATTAATACTCAG gaacaggaggaagaggagaactACGGGGCCCCTCCGTTAAAAAGAGTCTGTACGGAGAAAACATCAGTTATCCACTCTACTCTAATGAGttaa
- the bcl7ba gene encoding B-cell CLL/lymphoma 7 protein family member B-A isoform X3: MDTERRQKEKTKVPVGTEIENSFATEETSENSCAALLDYQDENSNQSSLSDLYQTKGATADSSSNSSPQHSEPVSPAGIAHHYRPDDPQPPTLGQDSLDSEPPTLGQGCVVPQPHTLGQECVVPQPPMIGQESVVPRPTMLGQECVVPQPPMLGQECVVPQPPMLGQECVVPQPLTIGQECVDPQPPTLGQECVEEPSMQQCEMTDEPPTLIKEDIVPINTQEQEEEENYGAPPLKRVCTEKTSVIHSTLMS, translated from the exons ATGGACACGGAGAGAAGGcag AAGGAGAAGACCAAAGTACCTGTTGGAACAGAGATCGAGAACAGCTTTGCCACAGAGGAAACCTCTGAAAATTCATGTGCAGCACTTCTAGATTACCAAG ATGAGAACAGCAATCAGAGTTCTCTGTCAGACTTGTACCAGACCAAAGGGGCGACTGCTGACAGCAGCAGTAACTCAAGTCCGCAGCACAGTGAGCCGGTCAGTCCTGCCGGAATTGCTCACCACTACCGCCCGGATgacccacaaccccccacacTCGGGCAAGACAGTCTGGACTCTGAGCCCCCCACACTGGGGCAAGGGTGTGTGGTTCCACAACCCCACACGCtggggcaggagtgtgtggtTCCACAACCCCCTATGATAGGGCAAGAGAGTGTGGTTCCACGACCCACCATGCTGGGCCAGGAGTGTGTGGTTCCACAACCCCCCATGCTGGGCCAGGAGTGTGTGGTTCCACAACCCCCCATGCTGGGCCAGGAGTGTGTGGTTCCACAACCCCTCACAATTGGGCAGGAGTGTGTGGACCCCCAGCCGCCCACACTGGGCCAGGAGTGTGTGGAAG agccaTCAATGCAGCAGTGTGAAATGACAGATGAACCACCAACACTGATCAAAGAAGATATCGTACCCATTAATACTCAG gaacaggaggaagaggagaactACGGGGCCCCTCCGTTAAAAAGAGTCTGTACGGAGAAAACATCAGTTATCCACTCTACTCTAATGAGttaa
- the bcl7ba gene encoding B-cell CLL/lymphoma 7 protein family member B-A isoform X1: MSGRSVRAETRSRAKDDIKKVMAAIERVRRWEKKWVTVGDTSLRIFKWVPVMDTERRQKEKTKVPVGTEIENSFATEETSENSCAALLDYQDENSNQSSLSDLYQTKGATADSSSNSSPQHSEPVSPAGIAHHYRPDDPQPPTLGQDSLDSEPPTLGQGCVVPQPHTLGQECVVPQPPMIGQESVVPRPTMLGQECVVPQPPMLGQECVVPQPPMLGQECVVPQPLTIGQECVDPQPPTLGQECVEEPSMQQCEMTDEPPTLIKEDIVPINTQEQEEEENYGAPPLKRVCTEKTSVIHSTLMS; encoded by the exons ATGTCGGGGCGATCGGTTCGCGCGGAGACCCGAAGTCGCGCCAAAGATGACATTAAGAAAGTGATGGCAGCTATAGAGAGAGTACGGAGGTG GGAGAAAAAGTGGGTTACTGTTGGAGACACATCTCTAAGAATATTCAAATGGGTTCCAGTTATGGACACGGAGAGAAGGcag AAGGAGAAGACCAAAGTACCTGTTGGAACAGAGATCGAGAACAGCTTTGCCACAGAGGAAACCTCTGAAAATTCATGTGCAGCACTTCTAGATTACCAAG ATGAGAACAGCAATCAGAGTTCTCTGTCAGACTTGTACCAGACCAAAGGGGCGACTGCTGACAGCAGCAGTAACTCAAGTCCGCAGCACAGTGAGCCGGTCAGTCCTGCCGGAATTGCTCACCACTACCGCCCGGATgacccacaaccccccacacTCGGGCAAGACAGTCTGGACTCTGAGCCCCCCACACTGGGGCAAGGGTGTGTGGTTCCACAACCCCACACGCtggggcaggagtgtgtggtTCCACAACCCCCTATGATAGGGCAAGAGAGTGTGGTTCCACGACCCACCATGCTGGGCCAGGAGTGTGTGGTTCCACAACCCCCCATGCTGGGCCAGGAGTGTGTGGTTCCACAACCCCCCATGCTGGGCCAGGAGTGTGTGGTTCCACAACCCCTCACAATTGGGCAGGAGTGTGTGGACCCCCAGCCGCCCACACTGGGCCAGGAGTGTGTGGAAG agccaTCAATGCAGCAGTGTGAAATGACAGATGAACCACCAACACTGATCAAAGAAGATATCGTACCCATTAATACTCAG gaacaggaggaagaggagaactACGGGGCCCCTCCGTTAAAAAGAGTCTGTACGGAGAAAACATCAGTTATCCACTCTACTCTAATGAGttaa
- the tbl2 gene encoding transducin beta-like protein 2, with protein sequence MDLALLVVVSLLIGALIILVALAVGRQKDGQSEKVEENKAAGSVGDGSAKATSSKKLKHQQRPRKEKAQQHTFSHALLAAALKGHSGSITCLDFSSNGKYLASCSDDRTVRIWSTKDFLDRDHKCLRANVELDHATLVRFSPDSRAFITWLANGDTVRIFKMTKKEDGTFNFTAAAEDFPQKHKGIVINIGIAETGKFIMTASVDTTILIWDLKGEVLASINTNQMTNSYAAISPCGRFVAACGFTPDVKVWEVCFSKSGEFKEVTRAFDLKGHSAGICSFDFSNDSRRMATVSKDGTWKLWDTDVEYKKQQDPYLLRTVPCPVSEGSRIALSPDGRVVAVSSGQDVAMYNATSGELEEQFHCVHGDNITDLKFDINNRFLVCSGDRVIRVFHNATGYRAAVQDMQAMLKKTSNEGVKQRLRQQLEDAQKALDAVLTAQKH encoded by the exons ATGGACTTGGCTTTGCTCGTCGTCGTGTCGCTACTCATCGGCGCGCTTATTATCCTGGTCGCCCTTGCAGTCGGCAGACAGAAAGACGGACAGTCTGAAAAAGTAGAAGAGAACAAAGCCGCGGGCTCCG TTGGAGACGGGTCCGCCAAAGCGACCTCCTCCAAGAAACTAAAGCACCAGCAGCGACCCCGGAAGGAGAAAGCGCAGCAGCACACCTTCTCTCACGCGCTGCTCGCCGCCGCTCTGAAG GGTCACAGTGGCAGCATTACATGTCTGGATTTCAGCAGTAATGGTAAATACCTGGCGTCCTGCTCAGATGACCGGACTGTCCGAATCTGGAGCACCAAAGACTTTCTGGACCGGGACCATAAATGCCTGCGGGCCAATGTAGAGCTGGATCATGCCACACTCGTCCGGTTCAGTCCAGATTCTCG AGCCTTCATCACTTGGCTGGCAAATGGAGACACTGTTCGTATCTTTAAGATGACCAAGAAGGAGGACGGGACATTTAATTTCACCGCAGCAGCTGAGGACTTTCCCCAGAAGCACAAAGGGATCGTCATTAACATCGGCATCGCAGAGACGG GCAAATTTATCATGACTGCATCCGTGGACACCACCATTCTGATCTGGGATCTGAAGGGAGAGGTGCTAGCTTCCATTAACACTAACCAGATGACCAACTCCTACGCAGCAATCTCCCCGTGTggcag ATTTGTGGCGGCTTGCGGTTTCACTCcagatgtgaaggtctgggaGGTGTGTTTCTCCAAGTCTGGCGAGTTTAAAGAGGTCACTCGTGCGTTTGACCTCAAAGGCCACTCTGCTGGAATCTGTTCCTTCGACTTCTCCAATGACTCGCGCAG GATGGCAACAGTGTCCAAGGATGGTACTTGGAAATTGTGGGACACGGATGTGGAATACAAGAAGCAGCAGGACCCCTACCTGCTCCGGACCGTACCGTGCCCGGTGTCGGAGGGGAGCCGCATCGCTCTGTCTCCTGACGGCCGCGTGGTGGCCGTGTCCAGCGGCCAGGATGTGGCCATGTACAACGCCACCTCCGGGGAGCTGGAGGAGCAGTTCCACTGTGTTCACGGCGACAACATCACTGATCTTAAATTTGACATTAACAACCGTTTCCTTGTGTGCAGCGGTGACCGTGTAATCCGCGTATTTCATAATGCGACTGGTTACCGAGCCGCAGTCCAGGACATGCAGGCCATGTTGAAGAAAACCAGCAATGAGGGAGTGAAACAGAGACTACGACAGCAGCTGGAAGACGCCCAGAAAGCCTTAGACGCTGTACTCACCGCTCAGAAACACTaa
- the myl10 gene encoding myosin regulatory light chain 10 produces MAPKKAKKKEAASSNVFSMFEQSQIQEFKEAFTIMDQNRDGFIDKNDLRDTFAALGRLNVGNDELDEMLKEAPGPINFTIFLSMFGEKLKGTDPEENILNAFKIFDPEGTGIIKGDEIKYHLMSQADKFTEAEVNQMFTNFPLDVAGNLDYKNLCYVITHGEDKEQE; encoded by the exons ATGTGTTCAGCATGTTTGAGCAGTCTCAAATCCAGGAGTTTAAGGAG GCATTTACCATCATGGACCAGAACAGAGACGGCTTCATTGACAAGAATGACCTGAGAGACACCTTTGCTGCACTGG gacgacTGAATGTGGGTAATGATGAACTGGATGAGATGCTAAAGGAAGCTCCTGGTCCCATTAATTTCACCATCTTCCTCAGCATGTTTGGAGAGAAGCTGAAAG GGACGGATCCTGAGGAGAACATTCTTAACGCCTTTAAGATCTTTGACCCAGAGGGCACTGGCATCATCAAAGGAGACGA GATCAAATACCACCTCATGTCCCAAGCAGACAAATTTACAGAGGCAGAG GTAAATCAGATGTTCACAAACTTCCCCCTGGATGTCGCTGGTAATCTGGACTACAAAAATTTGTGTTACGTCATCACTCATGGAGAGGACAAGGAGCAGGAGTAA